One stretch of Anaerobacillus alkaliphilus DNA includes these proteins:
- a CDS encoding glycosyltransferase family 4 protein has protein sequence MKKLLIISQNFYPEIGSAGNRMKNIYKLLQARSIHVSVLTTHPTYPHHDLYKDECFWDEQGLGDDHVQRINITNRNNSISMFNRLLQYLEVACKMILFILKDKESYDVVFVTSPPIFIGIVGAVAKIRYNARFILDIRDLWPESLNGVGVLNHPIILFVFRFVERIIYRNSDEIVVNSKGFIDSIVKTGWVPPKKLSYIPNGALKKELAIQSHNKSDFRVVYAGNLGMAQDHQLLFELAKRLEEYSISLVLIGYGIHQSHFEKQTKAYQLKNISFIKPKTRARCLELIAQYSVGLVTLQSKEVFRTVLPGKIIDYMTCGLPIVAAVSGNAKSIIDVAKVGFTSESNSVDEMMQYILYLFNNPKIREQFSQNGTAYVKKHFLWEENIETLVELIEGEAGQQEKVEII, from the coding sequence ATGAAGAAACTATTAATTATTTCTCAAAATTTTTATCCGGAAATAGGCAGTGCTGGAAATCGGATGAAAAACATCTACAAGTTGCTACAGGCAAGATCTATACATGTGAGCGTTCTGACTACACACCCTACCTATCCTCATCATGATTTATACAAAGATGAGTGTTTTTGGGATGAACAAGGTTTAGGTGATGATCATGTGCAGCGTATCAATATTACTAATAGAAACAATTCAATAAGTATGTTTAACCGATTATTACAATATTTAGAAGTAGCATGTAAAATGATCTTATTTATTTTGAAAGATAAAGAGAGCTATGATGTTGTTTTCGTCACATCGCCACCGATTTTCATTGGAATTGTTGGAGCAGTTGCTAAAATTCGATATAATGCAAGATTCATATTAGATATCAGAGACTTATGGCCGGAATCTCTTAATGGTGTTGGTGTCTTAAATCATCCGATTATTCTTTTTGTCTTCCGCTTTGTGGAGAGGATAATATATCGAAATTCTGATGAAATCGTTGTTAACAGTAAAGGATTTATTGATAGTATCGTTAAAACTGGCTGGGTTCCACCTAAAAAATTATCCTATATCCCAAATGGGGCTTTAAAAAAGGAGTTAGCAATTCAATCCCATAATAAAAGTGACTTTCGAGTAGTATATGCAGGTAATTTAGGGATGGCCCAGGATCATCAGTTGCTGTTTGAACTGGCTAAAAGATTAGAAGAATACTCTATTTCACTTGTTTTAATAGGCTACGGAATTCATCAAAGTCATTTTGAAAAGCAAACGAAAGCATATCAATTAAAGAATATCTCCTTTATTAAGCCAAAAACTAGGGCCCGCTGTTTAGAGTTAATAGCCCAGTATAGTGTAGGTTTAGTGACTCTCCAATCAAAAGAAGTTTTTAGGACAGTACTTCCAGGCAAAATCATTGATTATATGACTTGCGGTTTGCCAATTGTAGCAGCAGTTTCAGGAAATGCAAAGAGTATCATCGATGTGGCGAAAGTTGGTTTTACATCTGAATCTAATAGCGTCGACGAAATGATGCAGTATATACTCTATCTTTTTAACAATCCAAAGATAAGAGAGCAATTCTCTCAGAATGGAACAGCCTATGTAAAAAAGCATTTTCTGTGGGAAGAGAATATTGAAACACTAGTAGAATTAATTGAGGGAGAAGCCGGACAACAGGAGAAGGTAGAGATCATATGA
- a CDS encoding glycosyltransferase, producing the protein MRKKVCMFVWNHFTNDARVLRECTTLSANGFDVDLICIGDKGLLNYEEHNSHFKVYRVRRYPVSLQLLQKVYRGFAKRKLVAVLALTLLAYVYPLGPLLTLLILLLVKTKLSTLWIRGSIFTRMVARGFLKNYNFYHSNDLNTLPQGFVCAKLRYKKKLLIYDSHEVQTSRTGYEGAFHGKLEAFLIRKVDSMIVENHTRAKYNEDLYGFYPHVVHNYPFKLDDKIVKKAFLHQILGLPKEEKILLYQGGIQTGRGLDKLIMAARLFREGTLVFIGDGRIKPELIKLVREMNLEKKVKFLPKVPLEDLPSYTQNAYLGFQVLNNVCFNHFSASSNKLFEYMMSGVPVVACSFPEIKHVVEGEKIGLCIDSHNHLEIARAVNILLERTYIHEEMKRNCLSVRTKYNWEAEQIQFLNVYQRTGT; encoded by the coding sequence ATGAGGAAAAAAGTATGTATGTTTGTTTGGAACCATTTCACAAATGATGCTCGTGTGCTACGAGAGTGCACCACCTTATCTGCCAATGGGTTTGATGTAGATTTAATTTGCATCGGTGATAAGGGCTTACTGAATTATGAGGAACATAATTCACATTTTAAAGTATATCGAGTGAGAAGGTACCCAGTTTCTTTGCAACTGTTGCAAAAGGTTTATCGGGGCTTCGCTAAAAGGAAGCTTGTCGCGGTATTAGCACTAACATTATTAGCATATGTTTACCCATTAGGTCCATTACTGACATTATTGATACTTCTCCTAGTTAAGACGAAACTAAGCACTTTATGGATTAGAGGAAGTATTTTCACGAGGATGGTTGCTCGTGGGTTTTTAAAGAATTACAACTTTTATCATTCCAATGATCTTAATACACTTCCCCAAGGATTTGTATGCGCAAAGCTAAGATATAAGAAAAAACTGTTAATCTATGACTCTCACGAAGTACAAACTAGTCGAACAGGGTATGAAGGTGCTTTTCACGGAAAACTAGAAGCTTTTCTAATAAGAAAGGTTGACTCAATGATTGTGGAGAACCACACTCGTGCAAAGTATAATGAGGACCTGTACGGATTTTATCCACATGTTGTTCACAACTATCCTTTTAAACTTGATGATAAAATAGTGAAAAAAGCTTTTCTTCATCAAATTCTTGGTCTTCCAAAAGAAGAGAAAATCCTCCTCTATCAAGGAGGTATTCAAACTGGGCGTGGGTTAGATAAGTTAATTATGGCAGCCAGGCTGTTTAGGGAAGGGACGTTAGTTTTCATAGGTGATGGACGAATTAAGCCAGAGCTTATCAAACTGGTTAGAGAGATGAACCTAGAGAAAAAGGTCAAATTTCTCCCCAAGGTACCTCTAGAAGACTTACCTTCTTATACCCAAAATGCGTATCTAGGTTTTCAGGTCTTGAATAATGTCTGCTTTAATCATTTTTCAGCTTCCTCTAATAAATTATTTGAGTACATGATGAGCGGGGTGCCAGTGGTAGCCTGCAGCTTTCCGGAAATAAAGCATGTTGTTGAAGGAGAAAAAATAGGGCTTTGTATAGACTCTCATAATCATCTAGAGATTGCCCGAGCTGTAAATATACTGTTAGAACGTACTTACATACATGAAGAGATGAAGAGAAATTGCCTGTCTGTTCGGACTAAGTACAATTGGGAAGCGGAGCAAATTCAATTTTTAAACGTTTATCAAAGGACGGGAACGTGA
- a CDS encoding glycosyltransferase family protein — translation MDQNKLKDFLSTTLANIAEKRTYIESLNNLSKISVKGFSKDFFIDKPINILFQYNHQVLTLDNEKVYLSLFEKTTNFTKKPIEPNSKLFGNVLLVDADFTIKNSVTCILSIIFYDQEQPMKTFKFQHKGDRLTQKIHCPQNSVSYRVAIKLEGTGQFQNQKFEVEQRFEREAENQQIHAQYVTNTQLCKKSKVETFKAEIKNYKYFRRRQENDLKLAVILDEFSFDCFTYDCQIVSLTKSNWQNEILHFQPDFLFVESSWQGNKGEWAYEIANLHVNKHRTCLLDLVTYCKEIGLPTVFWDKEGFENYEFFKEAASYFDYIFTADENNLERFQRNVKHQQIHVLPFAAQPQLHNPINKNKNFLGEIAFAGSYYSNKHDTRKGDIENLIKPSLSREIQIFDRYFGKDPTKYPNNQWPKQYQDNIVGHLDYSEMVEAYKNFDIFLNVNSVQNSRYMFARRVYEILASKTFVISGPSLGIEEFFKGYVPISRGEDETTKLLKLYLNNPLIRKKIEKQGLRYVIQNHTYKHRLHTICQKIGLLKEIENTPKVTIITSTQRQEYMEALFENISNQTYEHFEVVIILNKNTMNFSVWQKRFECLGKPVKILQIDEGRSLGYCLNEAVRNSTGEVIAKFDDDDYYAANYLLDMVQSMEYSNADIVGKSSHYLYFEESQLLALKTIGSGSERYSNFVAGATLVFTRTIFDKLCGFLDKNRGEDTDFLTRAKEFGSIIYSNDEYNYCCLRRKNKANHTWQIGDDELLRICKSSMFTTDYKTPVTL, via the coding sequence ATGGACCAAAATAAACTTAAGGATTTTCTATCTACTACTTTAGCTAATATCGCCGAGAAACGTACCTATATTGAGAGTTTGAATAACCTTTCAAAGATATCTGTCAAAGGGTTCTCCAAGGACTTTTTCATCGACAAGCCGATAAATATTCTTTTTCAATACAATCACCAAGTACTTACTCTAGACAATGAAAAGGTCTATTTATCTTTATTCGAGAAGACAACCAATTTTACCAAAAAACCCATTGAACCTAATTCAAAATTGTTTGGAAATGTTTTATTGGTTGATGCAGATTTTACTATCAAAAATAGTGTGACATGTATTCTATCAATTATATTTTATGACCAAGAACAACCAATGAAAACTTTTAAATTCCAGCATAAAGGTGATAGGTTGACTCAAAAAATACATTGTCCACAAAATTCTGTTTCATACCGTGTAGCTATTAAGTTAGAAGGAACTGGTCAGTTCCAAAATCAGAAGTTTGAAGTAGAACAGAGATTTGAAAGAGAAGCAGAAAATCAGCAAATTCATGCTCAATATGTAACAAACACTCAACTTTGTAAGAAGAGTAAAGTTGAAACGTTTAAAGCTGAGATTAAGAACTATAAATATTTTCGGAGACGACAGGAAAATGATTTGAAGCTTGCTGTCATTTTGGATGAATTTAGTTTTGACTGTTTTACGTATGATTGTCAAATAGTATCATTGACGAAAAGTAATTGGCAAAATGAGATACTTCATTTTCAACCAGATTTTCTTTTTGTTGAGTCAAGCTGGCAAGGAAATAAAGGTGAATGGGCATATGAGATTGCTAATTTACATGTCAATAAACACCGGACTTGTCTATTGGATTTAGTAACCTACTGTAAAGAAATAGGTTTACCAACGGTTTTTTGGGACAAAGAAGGCTTTGAAAACTATGAGTTTTTTAAAGAAGCTGCGAGTTACTTTGATTATATTTTCACAGCGGATGAAAATAATCTTGAACGTTTTCAAAGGAATGTAAAGCATCAACAAATTCATGTGTTACCTTTTGCTGCTCAGCCACAACTTCATAATCCAATTAATAAAAATAAAAATTTTCTTGGAGAAATAGCTTTTGCGGGTTCCTATTATTCAAACAAACATGACACTAGAAAGGGAGATATTGAAAATCTTATCAAACCTTCCTTAAGCCGTGAGATTCAAATTTTTGATCGGTACTTTGGAAAGGATCCTACTAAATATCCAAATAATCAATGGCCTAAACAGTATCAAGATAATATCGTTGGGCACCTAGATTACTCAGAAATGGTTGAAGCCTACAAGAACTTTGATATATTCCTAAATGTTAACTCCGTACAAAATAGTCGATATATGTTTGCAAGACGAGTCTATGAAATTCTTGCATCGAAAACATTCGTAATCTCGGGACCTTCTCTTGGCATTGAAGAATTTTTTAAGGGCTATGTTCCAATTTCTAGAGGAGAAGACGAAACGACAAAATTACTAAAACTTTATTTAAATAATCCACTAATTAGAAAAAAGATAGAGAAGCAAGGATTACGATATGTAATACAAAATCATACGTATAAACATAGATTACATACAATATGCCAAAAGATTGGCTTATTAAAAGAAATCGAGAATACACCCAAGGTCACAATCATTACGTCTACGCAACGGCAAGAATATATGGAAGCTTTATTTGAAAATATCAGCAACCAAACGTATGAACATTTCGAAGTAGTCATTATCTTAAATAAAAATACAATGAATTTTTCAGTTTGGCAAAAAAGGTTTGAATGCCTAGGAAAGCCTGTGAAGATCCTACAGATTGACGAGGGTAGGTCATTGGGTTACTGCTTAAACGAGGCTGTTAGAAACTCAACCGGTGAGGTTATTGCGAAGTTTGATGACGATGATTATTATGCGGCCAATTATTTACTAGACATGGTTCAGTCTATGGAATATTCCAATGCTGACATTGTTGGCAAGAGTAGTCACTATCTGTATTTTGAGGAAAGTCAATTACTAGCATTAAAAACGATAGGATCTGGGAGTGAACGGTATTCTAACTTCGTTGCAGGGGCAACGCTTGTTTTTACTCGTACTATTTTTGATAAACTGTGTGGTTTTTTAGATAAAAACCGAGGTGAAGATACTGACTTCCTAACACGTGCTAAGGAATTTGGAAGTATCATTTATTCGAATGATGAGTATAACTATTGCTGTTTGAGAAGAAAGAACAAAGCGAATCATACATGGCAAATAGGTGATGATGAATTACTTAGGATTTGTAAGTCTTCGATGTTTACAACGGATTATAAAACACCAGTTACGTTATAA
- a CDS encoding nucleotide sugar dehydrogenase, translating to MRLCTVGLGYIGLPTSIMFAKHGVHVLGVDVNPIVVNLLNEGRIHIEEPGLQRELLEVINQRMFRASLNVVEADVFIIAVPTPNQQDQYKSCDLSYVLSAVKVILPYLQKGNVVIVESTIAPRSMEDFIQPIIEEKTGYLVGQDIFLVHCPERVLPGNILDELIYNNRIVGGITPACSEAGARVYRTFVQGEIIKTNAKTAEMSKLMENTFRDVNIALANEMTKICHELQIDALEVIQLANKHPRVNLHNPGPGVGGHCLAIDPYFIVSKAPTTSKLIHLSREINNSMPHYVVEKVNEIMKRCNGKVVTIFGLTYKGNVDDIRESPAIEIYHILKNQGSYDIRAYDPHIENEMVYGDIGQSVKGSDLILVLTDHSEFRNLKYELLGTMTTKIVFDTRNVVQNSHEDFTYLNYGNLPKFLLRQETALV from the coding sequence ATGAGACTTTGTACGGTAGGTTTGGGATATATTGGTTTACCAACATCAATCATGTTTGCTAAACATGGAGTTCATGTATTGGGAGTAGATGTTAACCCGATAGTAGTAAATCTATTAAATGAAGGTAGAATTCATATTGAAGAACCAGGTTTGCAGCGGGAGTTATTAGAAGTCATTAATCAGAGGATGTTTCGCGCATCCCTAAATGTGGTGGAAGCAGATGTGTTTATCATTGCCGTACCAACACCGAATCAGCAAGATCAGTACAAATCTTGTGATCTATCATATGTATTATCAGCAGTTAAGGTTATATTACCATACCTACAAAAAGGGAATGTTGTTATTGTTGAGTCTACAATCGCTCCAAGAAGTATGGAGGATTTTATCCAACCGATAATAGAAGAGAAAACAGGTTATCTTGTTGGTCAAGATATTTTCCTAGTTCATTGCCCAGAACGTGTATTGCCAGGAAACATTCTCGATGAGCTCATTTACAATAATCGAATTGTGGGGGGAATTACTCCTGCGTGTTCAGAAGCAGGTGCTCGTGTTTATCGTACTTTTGTTCAAGGAGAGATTATAAAAACAAATGCTAAGACAGCAGAAATGTCAAAGCTTATGGAAAATACTTTCCGTGACGTAAACATTGCTTTAGCGAATGAGATGACAAAAATATGTCATGAGTTGCAGATTGATGCATTAGAGGTTATTCAGCTTGCAAATAAGCATCCGAGAGTTAATCTTCACAATCCGGGTCCAGGTGTAGGGGGACATTGCCTCGCAATAGATCCTTATTTTATTGTGTCAAAGGCACCAACTACCTCAAAGTTAATTCACCTTTCAAGAGAGATTAATAACTCCATGCCTCATTATGTAGTAGAGAAGGTTAATGAAATCATGAAACGTTGTAATGGGAAGGTAGTAACTATTTTTGGACTAACCTACAAAGGGAATGTAGATGATATTCGAGAAAGCCCAGCTATAGAAATCTATCATATTCTTAAAAATCAGGGTTCTTATGATATTCGTGCATATGATCCTCATATTGAAAACGAAATGGTTTATGGAGACATAGGACAATCTGTCAAAGGTTCTGATTTGATTTTGGTTTTAACTGATCATAGCGAGTTCAGGAACTTAAAGTATGAACTTTTAGGCACTATGACTACGAAAATTGTATTTGATACAAGGAATGTCGTTCAAAATTCTCATGAAGACTTTACGTATCTTAATTATGGAAATTTGCCAAAATTTCTATTAAGGCAAGAAACTGCGCTTGTATGA
- a CDS encoding ABC transporter permease, translated as MRYVFKILHEQMANFHLIKRLTIFELRSMYQMHYLGILWQFINPLSQVMVFWFVFGIGIRGGQPIGDVPFFVWLIAGLIPWFFISPVIIQGSNSIYTKLNFVSKMKFPLSVIPTITILRHSIHFLIMFLFLGLILVLNEIYSGMYLLQLPYYIAATLIFLFSVTLFCSTISIIVRDFQLAIQAIMRMLFFVTPIMWDASGLSERMQALLKLNPLSYIIDGFRYTLLGQRWFFDDLVYTGYFWSITLLFLFVGAIFHIRFRHRFVDYL; from the coding sequence ATGAGATATGTCTTCAAAATTCTTCACGAACAGATGGCTAACTTTCATTTAATAAAGAGATTGACGATTTTTGAATTGAGAAGCATGTATCAAATGCATTATTTAGGTATCCTCTGGCAATTTATTAATCCACTATCACAAGTCATGGTGTTTTGGTTTGTCTTTGGAATTGGTATTCGAGGAGGACAACCCATAGGTGATGTCCCTTTTTTTGTGTGGCTAATTGCTGGTCTTATCCCTTGGTTTTTTATTAGTCCAGTGATTATTCAGGGCTCAAATAGTATTTATACGAAACTGAATTTTGTATCAAAGATGAAATTTCCGTTAAGTGTCATTCCGACGATCACCATTTTGAGGCATTCAATCCATTTTCTAATCATGTTTCTATTCCTGGGATTAATACTGGTATTAAACGAAATTTATTCAGGTATGTATCTTTTACAGTTACCCTATTACATTGCAGCGACGCTTATTTTTTTATTTTCTGTTACCTTGTTCTGCTCAACAATCTCTATCATTGTACGAGACTTTCAATTGGCTATACAGGCAATAATGAGAATGTTATTCTTTGTAACACCAATCATGTGGGATGCGAGTGGATTGTCAGAAAGGATGCAAGCTTTGTTAAAGTTAAATCCACTTTCCTATATTATTGATGGATTTAGGTATACATTATTGGGTCAGAGATGGTTCTTCGATGATCTTGTGTATACTGGCTATTTTTGGTCTATCACACTTCTCTTTTTATTTGTTGGTGCCATCTTTCATATAAGATTTAGGCATAGATTTGTTGATTATTTGTAG
- a CDS encoding ABC transporter ATP-binding protein: MGPKVKFVGVSKSYQMYKRRSDRVFDLFCFKREKPRHFFALKDVSFEVYSGECIGVIGINGAGKSTLSNVLANIISPTTGDMNINGQTSLVAISAGLNNSLTGRENIELKCLMYGLDKATVKEITPKIIQFADIGSFLEQPLKNYSSGMKSRLGFAISIFIEPDILVIDEALSVGDQTFNSKCIEKMNEFKASGKTIFFISHSLSQVRSFTDRVLWLHYGEVREFGKTAEVLTNYQTFIEWYNKLGDLEKLEHKNHAHERQFIEHQRVFQKRMNFSTFIPVLILMVSAIFTGLFMFLLS; the protein is encoded by the coding sequence ATGGGACCAAAAGTAAAGTTCGTAGGAGTCTCTAAGAGCTACCAAATGTATAAGAGGCGATCGGACAGGGTGTTTGATTTATTCTGTTTTAAAAGAGAAAAACCAAGACATTTTTTTGCGTTAAAGGATGTTTCGTTTGAAGTTTATTCAGGAGAGTGTATTGGAGTTATAGGAATTAATGGAGCTGGTAAATCGACGCTCTCAAATGTATTGGCCAATATTATTTCGCCAACAACTGGAGACATGAACATCAACGGGCAAACATCATTAGTTGCCATCTCTGCAGGGTTAAATAATAGCCTAACAGGACGAGAGAATATTGAATTAAAATGTCTAATGTATGGACTTGATAAGGCAACTGTTAAAGAGATTACTCCAAAAATAATACAATTTGCCGATATTGGTAGTTTCTTAGAGCAGCCATTAAAAAATTATTCAAGTGGGATGAAATCGCGCTTAGGATTTGCAATTTCCATTTTTATTGAACCAGATATACTTGTTATTGATGAGGCACTTTCAGTAGGTGACCAAACTTTCAATTCGAAATGTATAGAAAAAATGAATGAATTTAAAGCATCAGGAAAAACCATTTTTTTTATAAGCCACTCGTTATCACAGGTTCGTTCATTTACAGATCGAGTTCTTTGGCTACATTATGGAGAAGTAAGGGAGTTTGGCAAAACAGCTGAGGTTCTAACTAACTACCAAACGTTTATTGAATGGTATAACAAACTAGGGGATCTGGAGAAACTCGAGCATAAAAATCATGCACATGAAAGGCAATTTATTGAACATCAACGTGTTTTCCAAAAGAGAATGAACTTTTCTACTTTCATACCAGTATTAATTCTAATGGTTTCTGCTATTTTTACTGGGCTATTCATGTTTCTATTGTCTTAA
- a CDS encoding cytochrome c3 family protein: MDNDEKLSESQRVGFVRRLWIRFKEINWKDPINKWKFLFFLIVTFFGIAFSTYGVLAVTSTQTFCNSCHEMAPENVTHLSTSHSEVKCTKCHIEPGLPQTIKGKVMALKEVYRHVTRTQPNPIAVTHTVNDVVCLRCHSENRDVTPNGDLIVAHQKHIHKEIACVTCHSGVAHAKTVERGLNTHDLYDYWVMDNAKALVTSKYINPNMGTCIDCHEKYNQGLEPWRDKNYALTIPPNKLDETYETVPSNVVLREVSSQITDVEVSMECATCHSDIDTPKDHNYINWNNNHGKTALTELNKCVTCHEEDKWVRRVQPQTMEELLKENGPHLDFYVPDIFVVKSESRKLVFCYTCHSERPEGHKTSDEWLTGHAKFAETEEQKRECFVCHDTEKEEKLTAPTDVYCEYCHRTGLKK, encoded by the coding sequence ATGGATAATGATGAAAAACTATCTGAGAGTCAAAGAGTTGGATTTGTGAGAAGATTGTGGATCCGTTTTAAAGAAATTAACTGGAAGGATCCCATAAATAAATGGAAGTTTTTATTTTTCCTAATCGTTACTTTCTTTGGAATTGCCTTTTCGACGTATGGTGTGTTAGCAGTAACCTCCACCCAAACTTTTTGCAACAGCTGTCATGAGATGGCTCCAGAAAATGTTACACATTTATCTACATCACACAGCGAAGTGAAATGTACGAAGTGTCATATAGAGCCAGGTCTCCCACAAACAATAAAAGGGAAAGTCATGGCACTAAAAGAGGTATACCGTCATGTGACTAGAACTCAGCCAAATCCTATTGCTGTGACACATACTGTCAACGATGTTGTTTGTTTAAGATGCCACTCTGAAAATCGGGATGTCACTCCGAACGGAGATTTAATCGTTGCCCACCAAAAACACATCCATAAAGAAATAGCCTGTGTAACTTGTCACAGTGGTGTAGCTCATGCTAAAACGGTTGAACGTGGCTTAAACACCCATGATCTTTACGATTACTGGGTGATGGATAACGCAAAAGCGTTGGTTACTAGTAAATATATTAACCCAAACATGGGGACATGTATTGACTGTCACGAGAAATACAATCAAGGGTTAGAGCCTTGGCGAGATAAAAATTATGCGTTAACAATACCACCGAATAAATTAGACGAAACATATGAAACTGTTCCTTCCAACGTGGTCCTCCGTGAGGTTAGTTCGCAAATTACGGATGTCGAGGTTTCGATGGAATGTGCGACATGTCATTCTGATATTGATACACCAAAAGATCATAATTATATAAATTGGAATAACAACCACGGAAAAACGGCATTGACAGAGTTAAATAAATGCGTAACTTGTCATGAAGAAGACAAATGGGTTAGAAGAGTTCAGCCACAAACAATGGAAGAATTACTAAAGGAAAATGGGCCTCATTTAGATTTCTACGTTCCAGATATATTTGTAGTTAAAAGTGAATCAAGAAAATTAGTATTTTGTTACACATGTCACAGTGAGCGACCTGAAGGGCATAAAACTAGCGATGAATGGCTTACAGGACATGCGAAATTCGCAGAAACTGAAGAACAAAAAAGAGAATGTTTTGTATGTCATGATACAGAAAAAGAAGAGAAACTAACGGCTCCAACGGATGTCTATTGTGAATATTGTCATCGGACTGGATTGAAAAAATAA
- a CDS encoding cytochrome c3 family protein: MDDHRNEENQLTNENKYWKSLKRVKIATLLIAGIIVLALSLNFGVHATSTSQFCSSCHMMTPQALTWEVSSHSSVECKDCHVAPGIENLVDAKVGGLRELYHTVTDSYVAPIRMPSLIPDESCLRCHNMRTRDVSASGDILIDHQIHQEKEIKCVTCHDGVAHGKISEKRVTYKSDYDRWNTKVAERFMADKKYQRPNMEKCMDCHELRNAPLTCETCHSTEMLPDDHREERFKKGEHGLTASENLMYCESCHSYMSKKVIKEFQEKTHYEKYTQQDANEKKLTVKQYAKTNTFCIDCHSERPTSHKSATFFLKHGNNANKESENCFTCHDNSKFSESPVTKVTCATCHPSSHQREWKGKHPIPISNTQKFDETCLSCHVETTCTKCHTYGNRTEE, encoded by the coding sequence ATGGATGATCACAGAAATGAAGAAAACCAACTGACGAATGAAAATAAGTATTGGAAGAGCCTAAAAAGGGTAAAAATAGCGACACTTTTAATAGCTGGAATCATTGTTCTTGCATTATCTTTAAACTTTGGTGTTCATGCGACTTCTACTTCACAATTTTGTTCAAGTTGTCACATGATGACCCCACAAGCTCTGACTTGGGAAGTGTCATCCCATAGCTCAGTTGAATGTAAAGATTGTCATGTGGCTCCTGGTATTGAAAATTTAGTAGATGCCAAGGTTGGCGGTCTCCGTGAATTGTATCACACTGTAACTGACAGTTATGTTGCGCCAATTCGAATGCCGAGTTTAATCCCTGATGAATCTTGCTTACGGTGTCACAATATGAGGACTAGAGATGTTTCCGCATCAGGAGATATTCTAATTGATCATCAAATCCATCAGGAAAAAGAAATAAAATGTGTGACCTGTCATGACGGTGTTGCCCACGGAAAGATTTCAGAAAAAAGGGTAACGTACAAAAGTGATTACGATCGTTGGAATACGAAGGTTGCTGAAAGATTTATGGCCGATAAGAAATATCAGCGTCCTAATATGGAAAAATGTATGGATTGTCATGAACTTCGTAATGCACCTTTAACCTGTGAGACGTGTCACTCAACAGAAATGCTTCCCGACGACCATCGCGAAGAACGGTTTAAAAAGGGGGAACACGGTTTAACGGCTTCGGAAAATCTGATGTATTGTGAGAGCTGTCACTCTTATATGTCAAAGAAAGTGATAAAGGAATTTCAAGAAAAGACTCACTATGAGAAGTATACTCAGCAAGATGCTAATGAAAAGAAGTTGACTGTTAAACAGTATGCTAAAACAAATACGTTTTGTATTGATTGTCATAGTGAGCGACCAACGAGTCATAAGAGCGCAACGTTTTTTTTGAAACATGGGAATAATGCCAACAAAGAGAGTGAAAATTGTTTTACATGTCATGATAATAGTAAATTTTCCGAATCGCCAGTGACTAAAGTGACTTGTGCTACGTGCCATCCAAGCAGTCACCAACGTGAATGGAAGGGAAAACATCCAATTCCAATTTCGAATACACAAAAATTCGATGAAACCTGCTTGAGTTGTCATGTAGAAACTACTTGTACAAAATGCCACACATATGGGAATAGAACCGAAGAATAA